Sequence from the Pradoshia eiseniae genome:
CCCGAGCTTGCTCAAATCATACAGATTGCTGAATTCGCGCCCAAAACCGAAGCAGCCAGATGCAGGCATAATCGGGTTCTTCAAGTGCAATCCTGGCAAATCAATCTTCAAGGAATTTGTCATCAAATTAGCACCTCCTCTGCACGGAATACAGGTCCATCACTGCAAATTTTCTTGTATCCATCATCAGGTGTCTTACAAACACAGGCAAAGCAGGCACCAATTCCGCAGCCCATTCTCTCCTCAAGGGATATGAACACCTTTTTGCCCGCATACTTCTGCATGACTGCCTTTAACATTGGGGTTGGACCGCAAGTATAGATGACATCGAACTCATCCGAAAGCTCCACGCTTGTCACAAATCCCTTCGTCCCCTTAGAGCCATCCTCTGTCGTAATAATCGTTTCACCAAGCTCATTGAAGGCCTCCTCATAAAAGACATCTGCGGCCGTTCGAAGTCCAAGAATATGAGTCACGTTCACTCCTCTTTCATTCAGTTCCCTTGAAAGCTGCAGCAGAGGAGGAATTCCGATGCCTCCGCCAATCAGTAAGGCCCTTGCGCCTCGCACAACCTCATCAGGCGAAAAGCCTTTTCCAAGGGGGCCGAGAACATCGACTTTCTCGCCGGCTGCCTTTTCTGCCAATAGCTTCGTGCCTTTTCCCTCCGCACGGTATACGACCGTGAAGCGTGAGGCTTCTTGGTCGATTTGGCAGATGCTGATTGGCCTTCTCAGTAATGGGTCGAATGAATTGGACACTTTTATATGCACGAACTGTCCGGGCATTGTCATGGAGGAGACAAGTGTCCCCTCCATCGTCAATTCATAAATATTCGGGGCAATCAATCTCTGGCTGATAACCGTCATCTGCTGCTGTTGAATCATAGATTTACTGTCTCCCTTGTTTTTTCCAGCTTGTTCATCGGCGAGC
This genomic interval carries:
- a CDS encoding dihydroorotate dehydrogenase electron transfer subunit produces the protein MIQQQQMTVISQRLIAPNIYELTMEGTLVSSMTMPGQFVHIKVSNSFDPLLRRPISICQIDQEASRFTVVYRAEGKGTKLLAEKAAGEKVDVLGPLGKGFSPDEVVRGARALLIGGGIGIPPLLQLSRELNERGVNVTHILGLRTAADVFYEEAFNELGETIITTEDGSKGTKGFVTSVELSDEFDVIYTCGPTPMLKAVMQKYAGKKVFISLEERMGCGIGACFACVCKTPDDGYKKICSDGPVFRAEEVLI